The region aaggttaagggttcctgtagacaagctgggcatgtacactcgtcactaaagacaagcttcactcagggtatggtaactatttatgtggttatatgcttaactgcttaaatagaatgtaaatgctttatttgcacgccttattagggagcatgagaattTGTTAGGGCTTAGCCCCTGAATATTGATATGATTgtatgattacctgctcagtgaatatatgaatgtgttattgcatgctggagttgaaaGCATGGTATGTATGCtgaaagagcaggggttatgaattgatctatgaatgttgtgggcatgtATTTTGGTACCGCATTGGTGTATGAACGTGGTTTTGtgtgattgttcccgtgggggaaGGTTTTTGAATGTGCTTATCATGCTTAgtggatcaagttattgactgcagactgatcagaggttatgtacccaaggcagttaatgggaccTGGTGTTGATTATACcaaggctgggaattacagccagggcctgAGTTCTTCACTTGCCTCTCAGAATTTgtagcaggtgtttacagatatgcaattaagattgcagaggcaagaggaagagatcaggtgtttaaaaaaatagcaggttctgtcagggaacacgtcttcctttgctatgccaggagtggcaccagtattggctcaacctagggttgagaacaagtgggaatttctttgtggcagattccaggaatattaccctccagtttttgagggaggcctagatccattcagagttgagcaatggatgggcatgatcaattccatcctagacagtatggggctggtaggtcacgatagggtgatctgtgctacatatgtgttatgggaagatgcccggaagtggtgggaagtggtatctcAGACATGAGATACAGTTGCGatgaactggaaagaatttaggtagctatttaatgaaagatattactgtgatgcagttacgactgctaagacaaatgagtttctgaacccgGTTAAGGGAAATgaaacagtaaccgagtatgttaatagaatCGATGGATcgaccaagtttgcttttgatatggtacccacgaatgtagctcggaaggaaaggtttatccagggattgaatcctagaatagctcagggcattagagtcgcCCCAGTACATGAAATCTCCACcaatgctcaggtggtagggaaggttcttgctgttgagagcataggaAACGAGATTGTgaaggagagtgctggagagaGTAGTGCTCAAGTAGTGATACCTCCGTTGGTtggatcaggtaggggcagagaTCCCAGTGATCAGGAAAGAAGATTTATCAATGTATTCGATACCTCTAGTTTAGGAAAGGGGTTTTGAAGTGCTGTGGTACGCCATCAGGGCAAGGACAAAAATTGGAAATTTTACCCgaaatgcactcggtgcaagatgAATCATCTAAAGGAGTTcaaagcaaaggcatgtttcttttgtAGAATGGTTGGGCACCTCATTAAGGATTGCCCAGGATTGAAGACAGATGAGCGAAAGGGGGCGAACAACTCGACTCCAACTCGAGAGTTTGCTCTGACGCAttcagagtctgagactgagactgaagCTGGGGCTAGTTCCTCAGTAGTGGCAGGTCATCTTCTtagttcttatttttttttactagGTTGACTAGTTATTTTGTCTTGTTGTTCTTTgctttgttgcatctagagaggccTAGACTTGATAGGCAGGTTACATgtttatgttgtgatgagaatgtgatactctattggtaattttaagagatgggttaggttatggtgAAAGGGGACTCGTCAGTTGATAtgatagggttggttatgactaacttcaatatgatcctagatatggattggttagccaagtatggggcaatgatagattgcaaggtaAGGATGGTAACCCTTGGCTTTGAGGGTGAGAAatccttgtatttgttggcactgtgcatggaccacgTATATTTAtgacatctgtacttagagctagagacctattgcaggaggatgcatatgGCTTTTAACTAGTGTGGTGGAttccacttaggtcgtgccagtgggaccaggacagactggattagtcatAGAGTTTTTGGATATGTTTCTAGGGGATTTGTCAGGGGTTACCTTTGCATAAAAATATAGAATGGTGATTATGTTGGTGCCAGGGACGGAACCAGGTCTAGGGCATTGTATTGAACAGCTTCAGCAGAGCTAtaagaactaaaggttcagttattgagtaagacgatattctttaaggtggatcttcgatctggttactACCCTCCTTTctgcgcttgtctagtctaaaggctagttatttagagccagagccagaaaggctaaggtgacctacacgtcacatggctaggagggtatgggacctcaaaGATAGACatactagtcatctgaccgagatagacttatcagtcatctgaccgagacagacttatcagtcatctgaccgagacaaACAGATAGTCATCTAAAGAGTTCccaagagagacttattagtcatctattcggGGCGCagttccccagagagacttattagtcatctattcggGGCGCagttccccagagagacttattaatcATCTATTTGGGGGTGCagttccccagagagacttattagtcatctattcaaggcgcaattccctagagagacttattagtcatctactcaaggcgaggactccataaacatttatttgtacttgcatgcatgcatgaatagggttattactgctaggcatgcttattatgattttgtgacacgttattgtctgcttattagcatgtttgagttttcttgttaaacttcggctcacgagtgctatgtggtgcatgtaaaggtaaaagaaagctagaccatccttgagttggagagcttaggtgacgatgtgtacatatgcgactactCGACCACCATatctgagggtttaaagaggaactagggttaaaccttattttgtcgcttaggtcggttggttgtaactcttttattgtaattaacctttaaaatgtattttggaatctcaatgtatatagtaaacgttttagtgaaacgttgtatctttgacaaaaaaaattaaccttaaaccgttaatcacatgcAGTtatacgattatggccaaatgactcggttagcgagtttagcactgtttaaaatacacattgtaacggtccctgggtagtagggcgttacattgtaatacatggaagataatactcgccATAAAAAGAGGAtctatcgccatgattcatgtgtttattttcCAAGAGGGATAATcgtcgggcttaagtaatacattaatttaaatgcgGGCATTATATTTGCACCCCAAAATTTGATTAGTACACCCTATTttgttaaaaattaatatatattatattttttttcaatttgtatgtacatttttctaatttttttctttttcatattccaaaatatacatataaataatataattttttaaatatttaaataaaaaaatttaaacaaaatatatataaaacttgttaaaataagagtttttcttctaaaaaaatatacattatttaaaaaaatgatgaaaataatatataataaaattattgaaatcaacaaacaaaaaaaatgccaaaaaaaaatattaagaaaaagttttagaaatgattttaaaaatccaaatttttttaattaatgggtATATTCTTGAGGTGCAAATATAATACTCATTTAAATGCTCAAGTatgagaatgttagaatatttatttatatgatatataaaatcaactatgtttcaactaattgatttaatatatcaaagtcaatattttatttattggcaAATATTCTAATTAGTAGTCAATATTTATTTGTTACCCAATTTTGTATATCGcaactgattgagagaatatctaGTAGATACTCTGTTAGAATGtctaactctataaatatagagtgtCGGTCCCCAAACTCACTTCTcgttctgactttcagtaactccatctaaagagTTTGTAAGAGCTTGAAAGACCGTGTACTAATTCGAATTTATCTTATTTTTTCACAGATTATCAATAGAACCAAAATAGTATATCCCTTAATTAATTAAGCTCGAGAGGCGTGGCATACCATGGTAGAATGAATATTTCTTCCAAATTGTAATAGttctttttatattattattattgaaaatcAATTCcttgattaattaataaataaaaaacaataaattcATGATTTTGGGGTCATCACGAAGTGTGAAAAGATATAAATATGGGAGAGGAAATTAGATAATCAAATTACGTTTGGGGTAGAAAAAGTCATACATATGACACATGCATGTGGGTCATTAATGAAACTAtgattttcagtttttttttctctctctctaaataGAATTTTATGACATATGATGCTATGATACGAGAGagatttttattcaagtaaagaAAATAGAAAGCAAATAATAAAGATAGATCGATATATATGGCTGCCGGAGATGGTTCAGTCATCTCTTTGGAACATACTCCGACATGGGCACTCGCCGTTGTTTGCTTTGGCTTCATCTCTACCTCCCTTCTCATCGAACACACAATCCACCTTCTTtctcgtgtatatatatatatatatatatatatttataactatATATGTATATTCATATATATTCCGTTTTATACTAATTATTGCTTATTTGTTGCAGTGGTTGAAAAGGCACAAGAAGACTGCTCTGCATGGTGCGGTTGAGAAGCTTAAATCAGgtattatatagatatatatgtagatatatatatatatatacaatatatgtATTGAGATATATTTTGGTGTAGAGTTGATGCTTTTGGGATTCATATCATTACTATTGGCGATAACTCAAGATTACATATCAAAAATATGTATACCGGCCAGCATAGCAGACACTATGCTTCCATGCCCCATACATGCTGCTACTTCTTCACAAGAGAATGATCTGGTTTCAACTGATTCTTGTACTGCCCAAGTAAGTACATAATATTGGTTTTGGATTTTTGTCTATGTACTTTCAACTTGATTTGATGTAGTTATTAAGTTTAGATTTAATGTTAATGAATTTAGTCTATGATTAACAATGAGTTTCTGATTATGTCTTAAAAAAAACCAACTTTCTGATTATTTGAATGTACAGATGTAAGCCAAGTTAGATTCATTCCCAAAAGTGGATCAAAATCAAAGCTCTATATATGGGTTATTAAATAGTTcttccacatatatatatataaaatatattatttaaagttttttcttttgaaaataaaatatatgttttaaaaGTTAATATATATGATAAAAATGGAATTAATTTTTTGCAGGGAAAGGTTGCTCTTGTGACCAACGAGGCCATTCATCAGCTTCAcatatttatttttgtgttgGCGGCTATGCAAATTATCTATAGTACTCTAACAATGGCTTTGGGCAGGGCTaaggtattattattattattattattattattattattattattattattattattacataatCAATGCAAATTTTGATTTCTACGaatgtaaatataaatatatatatatatatattatatagatgAGACGCTGGAAGGCTTGGGAGAAAGAGACACAAACAACTGAGTACTTAGTTGCCAATGGTATGTTACAATTTTCATACAAtttacattatttatttatttttgtcagataaattacattaatattaatttatatttttcgGTTGTAATTATTAGTTCCCAGCAAATAAAAAATTCTGGATTTTTTTATAGTGTTGTTCAACTCTAATAATTAAGGTTCATAGGGGTGAGAACCCAAAATGGGAAATGGTCTaaacatgaatttttttttatagataagTTGTATGGTAGGTAAAATGATCTAGCTACAAACCTCTAATTCTACATAATTGTGGTCTTGATTGGAATGCTTTGATCATACATATTCTTAATATTATCATTTTCCCTAATTATTGTGGAAGGTATTCCAATCCTGAGCAGTGTCTATAGATgggttaatttttaataatttattagtaTTATTATGTTGGGGTGTGTGGTTTTAATACAAttagtattaaaaaatatatggaaCACGCAACCGTATAGAAATttagaaacttttttttttttttttaattaagaaatTTAGAAACTTAGACTGCAAAAAATTTCAACTATAGTTCACAATATTTAGACTTTTAAGTCACTATGGCCATTTGATAATGATTGATGGGTATTAAAACAAATGCCCCTAAATTTcagttatatgtttatatataattGTATGGTGTTGGCCAAAGTCTTTACACGTGGGATGTGCCATACCTCAAATATTACTCAATGTATAATATTTTCGCTGTAAAAGAATGAGGCCGAAACTTTGTGGGAAATGTTCCACGCAACCTTTATATTATTCCTCGTTTTCGCATATTCTCTGTCAGGACGACAAATCCTAATTACAATTAGGACCAAGAATCTTCCTAGGAAATTAtttacttaaaaataataataatttctttttgagaaataaaattttaattattaaaaaaaaaggtaTTACACAAAAATTAATATACTACCAAATATTATTCTAAACAATATTTATAATATCAccaaaatattattaaataaatcaaaattttaACAGAATTCCATCTATCAAGTGGGAAGTACCATCTTACTTTCTGCCTTGTTTAACAATCGGGAAAGAAAATAGTCCTAATCTCATTTTCATTTGGATGGGAAATTCTCACCTTATTAGTGGCGAACATCCGtgagaaaaaaataatattcttaagtGGCATATATTTATACTTTTTTTAAAGATATGGTTTACATcttaatgtaaaattatattacaaTTGAGTGCATTTatctgaaaaataataataatactttttATCAGATCCATTTCGATTCAGATATACAAGACAGACAACCTTTGGAAGACGACACATGAATAATTGCACAGAAACATCACTTCTTTTGTGGATTGTGAGCcttttcttattttctattttttttcttaatccTTTCCTGAAATAAACAAATTTTTTCTTTTACttaatttgtttatatatatttctataataGAGTCTAATgatcaaaataaataatatatatatatatttgaacaGAAATGTTTCTTCAGGCAGTTTTTTAACTCGGTTGCAAAAGTTGACTATCTCACCTTAAGACATGGTTTCATTGCGGTAATTATCAAAGCCTAATCTAAATATATAGTTTAATTTAATCTTCATTCTtagcttttatttattttactattttgacaataattaataataaacgTTTTCAGGCTCACTTGTCAGCCAGGCATGGCAGCTTTAATTTCCAACAATACATCGAGCGATCCTTAGAGGAAGATTTCAGGATTGTGGTTGGAATAAGGTTctcaattaaattaattaattttctatttataTAATACTAATTATTAATTGTATATTTGGTTAAACATTAGTTAAAATAATTCCATACTAACTAATTAATTACTATATATGATGTTTTTGACAGCCCTCCAATGTGGTTTCTAGTTGTCATCCTATTGCTAGTAGATGTGTACGGTATGTCGTTTACTTCAGTTCATGTAGTTTTTGGCTTTTAATTTCTTCTCCatggatataaatatatatatatttgtaaatcaatcaaacaaattatagtatattattcacaaaaaaaaaacaaattatagtataatttaaaaaaaaatagtcaacTATATTTTAAAATGATCATAATTGTTAAATAAAAGTCTAACTACAACATATAAGTTAGTAATAACCCTTTTATTCAGCACGGATCTATGCCAGCTCATTGACAGGGGACTTAAACTCTTctacattttatttttaaattttttataatttagtaaaaaaaatatcattgaattttttttctttcaaaatgtAATAACTAAAATTCCTCCTGAAAGTTAAAGCCCCTATATTGGAAAAATAAAAACCTACTTTATCCctatttatagttatatatttatatactagtAGTAAAGGTACATAAAAAGCATGTGCTACATtcaaattatataaattaattagacacatcaagaattagaaggaaaaaaaacattATTCTATCATAaattataacataaataggaTTCACGAGCTTATTTATTTATTAGAATCAATTCAATATCCAaccataaaaatattattttcttacattaattttttttgtcgATATATTTTCTtacatttataattattattttgttatataactttttcttttaattgTTACATATACAAAATCATACCTAAGAAAaacaaattatattatattagtataataaatttaaaaaaaaaaaggcatcAAAAGGAGTgtattataaatttaaattatgcGCATGTTTTAATATATATTGATTGATTTTATAAAAAAGTATGGTAAATAATACTTACATTATCTTATTGAATAGTACAATCTGGGTCAGTCCTGGCTAAAGCACGCTAGGCGGCCTAGCGCCCCTAAGGCTAAGAGtccaattttttaaaattagtagttaaaatattaagttttgcTAACTTGTACAGTACTTTCTTGTTAAAAGGTATTAAAGAACCCCAAATTTTATTTTGGATTAATTACGTATAATaccgtaatttaaaaaaaatcattttataaagtatattaaattaattacaaaattatgGTTCTTTTAAAAGTATATATGCGACCCTTGTAATTTCAATATAaactataattatatatttatatttatatttatactcATACACTTTTACAATAgaagataatatatataaattattctctttcacttatttatttttttcagatttgtatgtgtaaaattttttttatctttttatgtccatttttaatgaaaattcaggcttaacaaataatataataataaaagtaataatattaTAGCTACTCTCTTCaataaagtagattaatttatttttatttaaaataaatgtatttattaatattaaaataaatatttatataattactcaataaataaataaataaatatttatacaagttacaatatgcagttaattgaaagtaatattaataactatatgttacaatatacagttaaagataatcacaatattattattctttataaaaatattatatatatatatatattttaaatcatagttagtcaaatctcaacactcaatgttaaactaaatcataatctagtctaagtttcaagttttgttacagaaatatatttaaagttaaaaaattagttttgtaaatctttgtaataatcatgttaaataaatttataaatatttatgtaaatgtgagttacaaaaataaactttttagttgtgaaattagttttgtaaattgttgttacaaaaatgtaaaacttgtttaaaaaaaatattgtattttaccactatattcaataaagtgttttataaataataaatatcttaaatttatattttaaagttgtatagcataaatatgattgttcatgtaattttttggtacaatattgtaacaatatggaaaagtataatatttttatgtatattttgtttataatttctcaactataaaatattttcgtaaatattagttacaaaaatatctttcttagttgtaaaactagatttgtaaactattgttacaaaaataaaaaatttagttatgaatttgtttgtaagttttatctaaaaagataatctacaattctataactgattttgtaaatattatttacaagcatgtaacagatatttacaagtttgtaacagatatttactagtttgtaaacgttgatcacaaaaaattgtattttacaacttttatttatgattttaccACTCCGTATTTATACTTTTGTCATTCCgtatttttatccaaaaattccatatttttgtaatgcaccatatttttcatatttttttaaatttttagtgcatttttttaaatttaccttttattttttttaccagGGCCCAATAAACTTTTGGGTAGGCCGTGTGAATAGTCACCTCATGATACGGATAACCTACCATAAATTTAcctaattttatatataaaaatataaggtATAGAATTATTGCATACTTTTTATCGTAAAGAGAATAAATGATAAAAAGGATTGACATATATGTACAATATATGCAATTAAACGATAAAGAAAAAAAAGGGGATAACaatggaaataaaaaaaataaaaaaaagggataacaatggaaataaaaaaaaaagggaaatagaTTCGAAGAATTTTTTAGTGGGGGAATATATTTACGAAACTAAAATGTTTGAGCTGCTTTGTTTAGGATGGCATGTATATAGCTGGCTGTCCTATGTTCCAATGTTGGTAAGTTAACAATTTTAaggtttattaattaattaaaaacatacattttattttttaatttttataaatatattttaattaagtgGTTTCAATATATTGCAGATTGTGCTGGTTCTAGGAACCAAACTCGAAGTAATTGTGGCAAGACTGGCTCTTCAAATGAAAGAGCTAAATAATGTTATAATTGGAGCTCCTCTTGTTAAACCAAATGATAATCTCTTTTGGTTTGGGAAGCCAAAATTTGTCTTAACCCTTCTGCATTATACTCTCTTTGtggtaattaatatatatatatatattataattatatattaattaattcgATCTCTTCTTTAATATACTATTAATAATTATTCTAAACTAGTCctgctttattttttttcttttgttaatATTTTAGAATGCATTCGAGCTTGCTTTCTTCATTTGGGTTTCAGTAAGCACCCTCTCTTTCTGTAATTTCAATTTAATcaaatatatttatgtatttatatatatatataaatatgtttataTAGTTGATGGTCATtgttattaattattttgtttgtgTGGTTTCTCAGATCCAGTTTGGAGTAGATTCCTGCTATCATGTACACAAAGCGATTCTTGTCGCAAGAGTTGTATTAGCGTAAGTAGTACTATTGAATTAATGAACATATGTGTTTATGCATAAATTTTCCACTACTATTATTATTAGACTATGTGTTTGGATTTTAGATTTTAGCAAAGAAGAAAAAGAgtagataaaaaaaatgaaggaaaataaatttctaaaatttaataagtaatttttttaagaaaatatatttatagttgtaattaaattttataaaattatattatatttgaattatttttagaaaaataattctcaatttttttgtttgaatccAAACGTCAAAAATGATAGTGTTTAAATTTATTGTTTTTTCCTTCCTAAAATCCAATATCCAAACAAAGGTTTATGGTATAGtgttggaaaaataattttatgaaattgatAGTAAAAAATAgttcttaattaattttttatatatatatatatatgcagggTGACTGTCCAAATCCTATGCAGCTACATCACTCTTCCTCTCTATGCACTAGTCACACAGGTAATATAAGTACTACAGTTTTACCATATATTATTggatttatacttttttggacactgtgttttgcctcattacttgtttggaccctgtgttttgacaaattattttttggactctatgttttgtaaaatggttaaaatagaactctaa is a window of Humulus lupulus chromosome 4, drHumLupu1.1, whole genome shotgun sequence DNA encoding:
- the LOC133831029 gene encoding MLO-like protein 3 isoform X2, which gives rise to MAAGDGSVISLEHTPTWALAVVCFGFISTSLLIEHTIHLLSRWLKRHKKTALHGAVEKLKSELMLLGFISLLLAITQDYISKICIPASIADTMLPCPIHAATSSQENDLVSTDSCTAQGKVALVTNEAIHQLHIFIFVLAAMQIIYSTLTMALGRAKMRRWKAWEKETQTTEYLVANDPFRFRYTRQTTFGRRHMNNCTETSLLLWIKCFFRQFFNSVAKVDYLTLRHGFIAAHLSARHGSFNFQQYIERSLEEDFRIVVGISPPMWFLVVILLLVDVYGWHVYSWLSYVPMLIVLVLGTKLEVIVARLALQMKELNNVIIGAPLVKPNDNLFWFGKPKFVLTLLHYTLFVNAFELAFFIWVSIQFGVDSCYHVHKAILVARVVLAVTVQILCSYITLPLYALVTQMGSEFKSKVVEEQMGVVIKQWLGEVRERRRKQQEQSLHFSALSAEWSPRLSSATAEVLPFLLNKSTRGEIIEEDGDQQTTTARKENMNI
- the LOC133831029 gene encoding MLO-like protein 3 isoform X1, whose protein sequence is MVQSSLWNILRHGHSPLFALASSLPPFSSNTQSTFFLVYIYIYIYIFITIYVYSYIFRFILIIAYLLQWLKRHKKTALHGAVEKLKSELMLLGFISLLLAITQDYISKICIPASIADTMLPCPIHAATSSQENDLVSTDSCTAQGKVALVTNEAIHQLHIFIFVLAAMQIIYSTLTMALGRAKMRRWKAWEKETQTTEYLVANDPFRFRYTRQTTFGRRHMNNCTETSLLLWIKCFFRQFFNSVAKVDYLTLRHGFIAAHLSARHGSFNFQQYIERSLEEDFRIVVGISPPMWFLVVILLLVDVYGWHVYSWLSYVPMLIVLVLGTKLEVIVARLALQMKELNNVIIGAPLVKPNDNLFWFGKPKFVLTLLHYTLFVNAFELAFFIWVSIQFGVDSCYHVHKAILVARVVLAVTVQILCSYITLPLYALVTQMGSEFKSKVVEEQMGVVIKQWLGEVRERRRKQQEQSLHFSALSAEWSPRLSSATAEVLPFLLNKSTRGEIIEEDGDQQTTTARKENMNI